The window CCGTCAACTGCGCAGCGCTCCCGGAAACGCTCCTCGAGTCGGAACTCTTCGGCCACAAGCGCGGGGCTTTCACCGGGGCCATCGAAGAGCGCAAAGGGCGATTCGAGCAGGCCGGCGGCGGGACGATCTTCCTGGACGAGGTTGGCGACATCCCGCTCCCGACGCAGGTTAAACTTCTTCGCGTGCTCCAGGAACGGAAGTTCGAGCGACTTGGGGAAAACAAGACGATCTCGGTGGACGTGCGGATCATCGCCGCCACGAACGCCGACCTCGAGACCATGGTGGAAGACGGGCGGTTCCGGGAGGACCTGTTCTACCGGCTGAACGTAATCCCCATCTACCTGCCGCCCCTGCGCGACCGCCGCGAGGACGTCATCCCGCTGGCTGAGCACTTTCTTGAGCGGTTCAACAAGGAGCACGGGAAGAGCGTTTCCTTCTCTCCCGAAGTGCTGAACCTTTTGGTTGAATACCGGTGGCCCGGAAACGTCCGCGAATTGGAAAACCTCACTGAGCGCGCGGTCGTCATGGCGAAGGCGCCCATCGTCCGCATCTCCGACCTCCCTCGCCCCGTCCGTACGTTTTCGGCCCAGGAGGTTGGAACCCCGCAGCCGTCCTCCGTCCCGGATGCCGCCGCTACGGCTTCCCCGTTGGCTGCCGGCAAGCAGGTGGAATCGCGGTCAAAAGCAGAGTACCTCCTGTCCATGGAAAAGGAAGAACTGCGGAAAGCGCTGGATGGCACGGGATGGGTGATCGCCCGCGCCGCCAAACTGCTCGGCTGGACCCCCCGCCAGGTGGCTTACAAGATGAAGAAACACTCCCTCTCCTCCCCCTGGAAACCTCAAAACCAGGGACGTTCTTAAAAACTCAGGACAAAAACAGGGACGTTCTTAAAAATTCGATACCGATTTCCCTTTCTCAATCTGCCGAGTTTTTAAGAACGTCCCTGTTTTTGTCCTGAGTTTTTAAGAACGTCCCTGGTTTTGTCCCACCTCATGGTTGTCGTAATTACGACATAATTGTCTGGCGTCGGGGTAGGCCGTCCCTGTTCCCCTGCAACGCTTCCGCGACCCGGTTCATCAATGATGTCGAACTGTTCCATGCGAGCGCCGTCCCGGTTTCAGGGCATGGCACGTCTCCTGCTCTGAACCCGACCAACCATATTTTCCAAGAGGGGGAACCGATGAAAACCAGGTCACCGTATCGCAGGATTCTACGCTACGTGATTTCGGCGGCGCTGTCATGCGCAGTCGCCGCCGGGACGGCCCACGCGACGCCGTCCACGCAGATCTGGATTCCGTCCACGGACATCCAGCCCTACAAGACGTTCCACCTGAACATCGACTCATACGTCCGCACGAAGAAGGAACCCTCGAGCAACGTCGGCTATTTCGGGATCTCCGACGGCTCGGCGCTTGGACCGATGTATATCGTCGGACCGACGGTCGGCGTGCTCCCGTTCGAGAAATTGCAGGCGGAAATTGGATTCGACCTCATGTGGGGCGGCGGAAACACCCCCGCCGGTCTCGACAAGTACCCATTCTACGGCCACTTCAAGATCGGCACGCCGGAAGACAACACGTGGAAGCCGGCGGTTGCGGTCGGCATGTACAACATCGGGCTTAAAAAAGGCGAGGCCAGCGACGGCGTCTACACGAAGACCGGCACCGACGCGAATATCTACTACGGGCTTGTCGCCAAGACATTCCCGGTCATCGGACGCCTGTCCGCCGGGTATTACGGGCTGAACAAGAAAGCCTCCGTGGCCGGCGTATACGACATCAACGGGGTCAAGGGTGACGACAGCGGCCTCCTGCTTTCATGGGATCGGACCATGAGCGAAATTTCCGACAAACTGTGGTTCGCCGTGGATCACCAGGGGGGCAAGAACGCCTACGGAGCCACCAACGTCGCCTTTTCCTGGGCCTTCGCGAAGAACGTCAGCGTGATATTCGGGTACGACATCTATAACAACAAGGAACGCGCGGGACAAAACACCTTCACCGTTCAGGTCGACATCAATTTCCCGTAACACCCACTACCATGTCCTGCCCGATGGGCGGGCGTGAAGAAGGAGAACTGCGATGAACAAGCTATTGAGAAAAGCAACGACGGCCTTCCTGATTCTCATGGCGCTGCTCGTCGGCATCGGCACGGCGCTGCCCGTCCTGGCCGAAGAAGCTCCTGCGGCGGCGCCCGCAGGCACGGCAGCGGCACCTGCCGCGGCAACCGCAGCACCTGCCCCTCCGCCTGCCTTCACCCAGGAAATGGCGGACTCCATCGCCAACCAGAAGGTCGCGATGGATACCATCTGGACCATGATTGCAGCCTTCCTGGTCTTTTTCATGAACCTCGGCTTCGCACTGGTGGAGTCGGGCTTCTGCCGGGCGAAGAACACGGTCAACATCCTATTCAAGAACTTCGTGGTGTTCGCGGTTTCCTCCCTCGCGTTCATCATCCTGGGCTTCGGGCTCATGTTCGGGGACGGGAACTGGCTCGTGGGCCTGAAGGGCCTCTTCTTCGCCTCGGGCGCCGACAACAGCCCGGCGATGGGAGACGCATACAAGGGCGTCTATCACGCCCTCAACTGGACGGGCGTGCCGCTGTGGGCCAAGTTCTTCTTCCAGCTCGTCTTCGCCGGCACCGCCGCGACGATCGTGTCGGGTGCGGTGGCCGAACGGATCAAGTTCAAGGCATTCCTGATCTTCACGTTCTTCATGGTGGGAGTCATTTACCCCGTCGGCGGGCACCTGATCTGGGGCGGCGGCTGGCTGGCGAGCAAGGGGTTCCTCGACTTCGCAGGATCGACGGTCGTCCACTCGATCGGCGGATGGGCGGCTCTCGCCGGGATTATCATGCTTGGACCCCGCATCGGCAAGTACGGACCGGGCGGCAAGGTGAACGCGATTCCGGGCCACAGCATGACTTCCGCGGCAATCGGCGTGTTCGTCCTCTGGTTCGGATGGTTCGGATTCAACCCCGGCTCCACCATGGCGGCCGATGGGGCGTCCATCGCCCATGTGGCTACCACTACCAACGTGGCTGCCGCATCCGCGACGGTGTCCTCCATGATCCTTGCCTGGATCCTTTTCGGAAAACCCGATTTCGGAATGACATTGAACGACTGCCTCGCGGGACTGGTGGCGATCACGGCGCCCTGCGCCTTCGTGAGCGTCCCCAGTTCTCTTATCATCGGCCTGATCGCGGGAGCCCTGGTGGTCCTCGCCGTCCTCTTCTTCGACAAGGTTCGGGTCGACGACCCGGTCGGAGCCACCGCGGTTCACCTCGCCAACGGCGTCTTCGGAACGATCGCGCTCGGTCTCTTCGCAGATCCAACCGTCTGTCCGGCCGCCGCCGCGGCGAAGAAGGGGCTCCTCCTTGGCGGTGGACTGGCGCAGCTCGGTCCGCAGCTCATGGGCGTGGGGCTGATCGCGGTCGCGGTCTTCGGCCTCTCCATGATTTTCTGGTTCGTTACGAAGCTCCTCTCCGGCGGCATCCGCGTGAGTCAGGAAGAGGAGATGGAAGGGCTCGATTTCCACGAGCATGGAAACAGCGCTTACCCGGACTTCAGCGTCCGGTCGCTCCCGATCGGATCAGCTCCCCTGGCGCCCGCGGCCGTGCCCGCGACCTCGCCTGCGGGAATGAGAGCTCAAGAGGTGTCGTATGAAAAGAATTGAAGCAGTAATAAAACCGTTCAAGGTCGACGACGTAAAGAAAGCGCTGAACGAGATAGGAATAACGGGCATGACCGTGGTCGAGGTCAGGGGATTCGGCCGGCAGAAGGGACACTCCGAGGTCTACCGGGGCGCCGAGTACGTGGTGGACTTCCTCCCGAAGGTCAAGGTGGAAGTCGCAGTGCCCGCCGAAACGGTTGCCGCAGTTGTGGAACGGATACAGACGACCGCCCGGACCGGCAAGATCGGAGACGGCAAGATCTTCGTCTACGATCTCGAGGAGGTCGTGCGCATCCGCACGGGCGAGCGGGGGAAAGAAGCCCTGTAATCGGTGCCGCGTCGGAACCCGCTCCTTTGGGGGGCAAGGGGCAACCTCTCCTCCCCTTCCCCCCCCTCCCTCCTCTCTCCGAACGGACCGGCCGTGTGTCATGAAAAATCTTTACGGGGAATGAGCGTAACTTCCGATGAACGGAGCGCAAGTGAATCACGCCGATTCGATCGCGACAGGCCTGGCCCTGCCCCTCTGGACGGTTCTGCCGTTTATCGGTTTCCTTCTGTCCATCGCACTTCTTCCGCTGTTCGCCCCCGCTTTCTGGTCGAAGCATTTCGGTAAGATAAGCGCGGCTTTCGGCTTTCCGGTCGCAGCATGGTTCTTGTTGACCGCGCCGTTCGAGCTGCTTCACACGGCGTGCGAGTACGTTTCCTTCCTCGTCCTGCTGGGCAGCCTGTTCACGATCTCGGGGGGGATACTTCTCGGCGGCAGCATTCGGGGGACACCAGGGGTCAACTCCTTTTTCCTGGCGACCGGCGCGGTGCTGTCGAACCTGCTGGGCACCACCGGCGCATCGATGCTTCTCATCCGGCCGCTCCTGCGTGCGAATTCGCACCGGAAGAGATCCGCGCACGTCTTCGTCTTCTTCATCTTCGTGGTGGCGAACATCGGGGGCGCGCTTACCCCGATCGGCGATCCTCCGCTTTTCCTGGGATACCTGAAAGGGGTCCCGTTCTTCTGGACGGCACGGAACCTGTGGGGCTTCTGGCTCGCGGCCACAGGTTTCGTCATCGCCGTTTTCTACCTTCTCGACCGTATGGCTGTCCGCTCGGAGGGGGATGATCGGTCCCCGCTGCCGGAAGAACCGGGGGGGCGGCCGACGCTCACGATTGCGGGAAAAAGGAACCTGCTGCTCCTCGGT of the Deltaproteobacteria bacterium genome contains:
- a CDS encoding ammonium transporter — protein: MALLVGIGTALPVLAEEAPAAAPAGTAAAPAAATAAPAPPPAFTQEMADSIANQKVAMDTIWTMIAAFLVFFMNLGFALVESGFCRAKNTVNILFKNFVVFAVSSLAFIILGFGLMFGDGNWLVGLKGLFFASGADNSPAMGDAYKGVYHALNWTGVPLWAKFFFQLVFAGTAATIVSGAVAERIKFKAFLIFTFFMVGVIYPVGGHLIWGGGWLASKGFLDFAGSTVVHSIGGWAALAGIIMLGPRIGKYGPGGKVNAIPGHSMTSAAIGVFVLWFGWFGFNPGSTMAADGASIAHVATTTNVAAASATVSSMILAWILFGKPDFGMTLNDCLAGLVAITAPCAFVSVPSSLIIGLIAGALVVLAVLFFDKVRVDDPVGATAVHLANGVFGTIALGLFADPTVCPAAAAAKKGLLLGGGLAQLGPQLMGVGLIAVAVFGLSMIFWFVTKLLSGGIRVSQEEEMEGLDFHEHGNSAYPDFSVRSLPIGSAPLAPAAVPATSPAGMRAQEVSYEKN
- a CDS encoding P-II family nitrogen regulator, whose product is MKRIEAVIKPFKVDDVKKALNEIGITGMTVVEVRGFGRQKGHSEVYRGAEYVVDFLPKVKVEVAVPAETVAAVVERIQTTARTGKIGDGKIFVYDLEEVVRIRTGERGKEAL
- a CDS encoding sodium:proton antiporter: MNGAQVNHADSIATGLALPLWTVLPFIGFLLSIALLPLFAPAFWSKHFGKISAAFGFPVAAWFLLTAPFELLHTACEYVSFLVLLGSLFTISGGILLGGSIRGTPGVNSFFLATGAVLSNLLGTTGASMLLIRPLLRANSHRKRSAHVFVFFIFVVANIGGALTPIGDPPLFLGYLKGVPFFWTARNLWGFWLAATGFVIAVFYLLDRMAVRSEGDDRSPLPEEPGGRPTLTIAGKRNLLLLGVVIGAVFLPAPAREAAMLAAAGLSAWKTPAWIRRQNEFTYHPIGEVAILFAGIFATMIPALLILKARGGELGVTEPWHFFWAAGALSSFLDNAPTYLTFFSLAQGMGGTADVAGVSAPVLQAISAGAVFMGANSYIGNAPNFMVKSIAESSGVRMPSFFGYMAYSTAILLPVFAVVTWLFL
- the nifA gene encoding nif-specific transcriptional activator NifA; the protein is MNQRRVPEKAEISAIYEVGKILTSTQNLPRALGTSLRTLQSILGFDRAAIHLPDAATREIRMEISTGYTAEERDRARYVWGEGIVGKTMKSGSPIAIPDVRQEPSFLDKTRAHVKTEEPLSYISVPIKIGAEALGVLTAERIGRAGTQALEGDARTLTVIGCLIGQALKLHAAIGRLQEEFQKQRQEFEKTIRKTYRIENIVGQSKRMQEVFASVTSVASSRATVLLRGESGTGKERIARAIHLASPRAEGAFVTVNCAALPETLLESELFGHKRGAFTGAIEERKGRFEQAGGGTIFLDEVGDIPLPTQVKLLRVLQERKFERLGENKTISVDVRIIAATNADLETMVEDGRFREDLFYRLNVIPIYLPPLRDRREDVIPLAEHFLERFNKEHGKSVSFSPEVLNLLVEYRWPGNVRELENLTERAVVMAKAPIVRISDLPRPVRTFSAQEVGTPQPSSVPDAAATASPLAAGKQVESRSKAEYLLSMEKEELRKALDGTGWVIARAAKLLGWTPRQVAYKMKKHSLSSPWKPQNQGRS